Genomic DNA from Epinephelus fuscoguttatus linkage group LG14, E.fuscoguttatus.final_Chr_v1:
AGCCCGCTCTGGATTAGATGGCTGTTGCTAAAGGAGAGGAATGCCATAGCTGTCAATCTTGCTTTCACCTTGAACTTAGAACCTTTAAAACCGGCCGTCAGAGAAGAAATGACTGATTAGTTGGGTTCAaaggtcagacattttttaTTGAATCATGACAGCGTCCTCGCTCATGTTTCAGTGATCATCACAGAGCCTTATGTTATCCAGCGATCAGTGCAGGTGCCTGTTGTGGCGTAGTGAAGACCTGTTTCTCACTGCAGAGACCTGTCACTGTTGCTCATTGTGGGGGGTTGTGTGTTTACCAAGAGGTAGTAAAAGATGTCTCAATGTTAGAGCTCAGGGCAATTCATCCTGCCCAGAGACCACAGAAGCCACCCTCCGTCTGCGCTCAGCAGGAGCCCAGACAAACCTAAAACTCAACCTTTTCACCCGTCCACATTTATGGTTTCACCTACGTCAGCTGCCTACAGTTGAATATTGAACAGTGTCACTCACATTTACAGTGTGTGAAAGGATGGTGACTGTCGGAGTTACAGCTTGAGAAACAGGTTACATAACGAAACCTCAATGACTCCTGTTAaagtttaatgtgtttcttAAAGCAAAAAGTGCAGCTATGTCAATGTGGAGCTCAAACAGGGACAGTAAGTTCTAGCGTCAAAAATAAAACCTGGCATCGGAAGAGGAAACATTGGCACAGAAAAGGATCCACTGAAACATAAACTATTTTTAAACACctgtgttttatgtcattttgataGATTTTTTGCATTCtgacaatctttttttttttttatgtcaccCTTTTTGAGTGTCAGTGGAAATGCAGGCTAAATTTCAATCACACTGTCTTTGAACCTTCTCTCAAACTCTTCCCTGTTACGTCGAAACAGTGACAGAGGGGTAACCTGGGGAAAAAAACGAAGACACTGAAACAGAGTGtgacatgaagaaaaaattAGAAGACTTTCATtgaaaaacacatcagaatGCAAAACTATCTTGTTTGCGGTTAAAACATTTGGTGGGAAAATACAGAATTAATTGGCACCATTTCAATTTATAATAtagatatatatctatataattTAATCATTATTTGTCAGTCAACACTTTCCACAGGCAAACTGGCGGCTGAAATATAGCTTCTGCATATGCCTCTTCGGAAGCACCACGCATATGCAGTTATGGGGGTTAGAGCAGGGTCGGCCATATAATAGCACCTCTTGAGCAGTTTGGGGGTTTGTTGCCTTGTCAGGGGCACCTCAGCAGGGCCCAGGAGGTGAACACACTATACCTGGGTCGTACGGGGACTTGAGCCAaagaccctccagttcccaagccaagttcCCTCACTAACTGAGCTACTGTCTCCCCCAAAATAtaaatttaacttttaattCAATGATCAATTATTAATTTAACTATTTTTTCCAAGTGTATAAAGtcaaaaaaaatgacagttCTGGGTTTTCAAATGTGAGAATTCACTGCTTTTTTCGGTCTTCGGCtacaactaacaattattttcaatgtttATTTATCCgttgattattttttcaattaattgattaattttttggtttatcaaatgtcagaaaatggtgaagaAATGtcagatcagtgtttcccaaagcctaagatgacgtcctcaaatgtgttgttttgtccacaacccaaagatattcagtttactgtcctAGAGGAGGatagaaaccagaaaatatccacatttaaaaagctgcaATCAAAGAATTGacaatattttttctttaaaaaattactcagactGATTCATccattatcaaattagttggtaagtaatttaatagttgacaactaattaattaactgataaatcattgcagctctaaagtataatatatatattataaatccaatgtataataaataaaacaaaaatctacAGATTAGTTAAAAATCAACTATAATTTGTTGCAATCCTTTTTGCAAAGTCACTGCTGTGTAACGCTCTGCCACACAGTGGATGAGTGCAGATCAGGGTCAGTGGGTCACCAGGATGTTTCAGCTGCCTGATCATCGACCAAATTAAATGAAACATGTAAGAAGAGACGCCCTCCTGATACGAGATACCTGCTCTCTTCAAGATGACTTTTACTTAACATCCACGCCAGATTTCTGCAGTCGCTCTTACAACTCGTCCTGAACCTGATAAACTTCAAATTTAGTCTGTGCCATTTAGAGACCCTCAAGATGAGAAGTTGTTAACAGCTTGGGATTTTGTTGGGTGGTGTGGCTGTGGCAAGGCAAATATCCAGTTTTCACAACTAAACAGCAGGTGGTTTGTAACTCCAATGTACATGGTCAATTCTGCACCACTCTTTATTTTTAAGAGTCCCATCTTAAAGAAATGTTATATTTTGATGTACTCAGAGTGAGTTGACCAGATCCACCTCACGTTTGCTCAGAAAAGTCTCTAGACCTTGATGATGGTTTACTGTGAAGGTTTCGGAGTTCTTGTCAAACAGCGTTGCCATTACAATACAGCTAATCTCAATGTTTCTACATGGCGCAGGAAGCTGTAACTTGACTTTACGTCGTCAAGTCTGCCCCAAATTTCACATGCTTGATAAGAGCCCTGAAGAATCTACATGCCCACACTGACTCAGTCATAGTGCCACCAATTGACAACAGGAAGTCACTCTTATGTGACAAAAATAGTTTGTAGTTCGGTCTCCCACCAGTGCCCCCGACATGCGGGAAGGTGCGAGGGTCCATTCATTGTTgtgtgcagctttaatttttcaATTGACTTTTATATTTGTCCCTCTCTCCTCAGGCCTCAGatgacacacacatcatgttcaTAAACACCATACACAACAACGACACAGATGTTATAACCAGAAACTATATCAACATAACATTTGTGTGCCGCTACCCCATCAACTACCTGGTCCAACAACCCAATGGTGAAAACATGATTAGAGTTGATATCAGGTAAgtgtttattcatcatttaatcTAAATTACTCCTGAACTGATCCCAACATGAGCTGGTTTCAACATGTGAGACTCTTTTGttcctcttctctctgcagAACCATCACTCTGAACACAGAGGATGGGAACTTTTCGGTGTCGATGTTACTGTACAAAGATGAAGCCTTTGAGGACAGATGGACCACTGTGCCGTCACTGACGCTGGATGATGACATCTTTGTCAAGGTTTTCATGGTAAATCACCCCAAGTGACAAAGTCACTACTAGACTTTTAAACTGacttattaaagggatagtttagtTGTTTGAAGTGGGTTATATGAGGCACTTATCCATAGtgagtgtattacctacagtagatgacagTCAGCATGGCCCCTgtttagagaagcaggcaggagtcctacagaagctaagtaatgtactgctttggacaggggctgcagcaaaatatattttagccacttaaataaaatcaatatcCATTTAAGTGTACtgtatattgagaatatttccACCTAAACAGCTGATCTACATAATGCAGTGTGTGGCACAGTTGTGCTTATGCACAGAAATATGGAAGTTCTACAGTTACAAAAATGCAGTGCCAAAGGAAcgagctgtctgacagcaagcaTTCATTTAAGCGCTATTCGCACGGACTAGTATTATCAGGGGACCTTGTGATTTAGAAATTTTTCTCCACATGCTCACATATCATCCATCTCATCATCTTCTGAGATTTCATTCCATGGATTTGAGCTTGCTCATCCTGCAAAAGGGTTTACATGCCAACACAGATTGCATTATTCCCAACCAGGAAAGAGGCAGTAACGAGATGCGGAGACATCCAACCTAAATACAACCTCAAATCATCGGGATGCCTATTCACACAAGACTAATATTACCACATGACCTTTGTTTCTGGTGTATTATGGTAGCTAATTTGCAGTGGAATTTTTACTTTGCAAATAACCTATGTGGCAGATTTGCACAGGATTAACACAGATGACCTCTGCTATTATTACACATTACCAGAGGTCCCCATGTTTAATAGTCCCCTGCAAATAGGGCTTTGAACTGATGTCTTTAGGAGGGTTTTTTGCCGTTTATGTTTTGCTGCAGCCTctatccacagcagtacattacttagCTTCTGTAGTGGTTACTTTGCCTGcgtctccaaactgggagcaagcagactgccatctactgtaggtaatactgACTATAGTGAAGTACCTCAAACAACCCCACTTCACAAAATTATTATCCCTTTAACACCTACATCTCACATTGCCCTGAAGATGACATTATAAGCACAGTAAAACACTATTTAAAGCAGTATTTTATGATATGCCATCTATGAATGTGGAAATTTGGCATTAACATGTAATAAAACCGGTAAAATATGTGTtgatgacagagacagagacagagtctgtGTATGCTGAGCTTtggaaaacacattaaagcattTGGAGTATTCTTACTACTAACAGCTATTTTTGAAGTCGGTTTAGCACGTTATGTTAAGCAATATGTTGTGCGACAGGATGTTCCAAGCAAAGCTGTAAAGCAAACACTCGACCCATGACCAGATAGTAACCTGAGTgctgctcctcttcttctcttccatGTTGTTATAACCTCTTGGTACAGCTGTTGTTTACACACTCTGAATCATCAATTTGTGGGCCAATATGGAGAAGAAATAACCCTGTGTGAAGACCTGACTGTAACCCAACTCTGTCCGTCTCACAGATACCAGCTCACCTGATGCTGCGTATGGAGAGATGCTGGGCTACACCGACCAGTGATCCATATAGTAATATTCAGTACACCTTCATCCGAGACAGGTATACCATGGAgcagtttaaaggtccagtgtgaaggagtTAGGGGCATCTATTAGCAGAGATGGCATATGATATCCATAactttgttttcattagtttataatcacctaaaaattaAGAATTGTTTTTCATTACTACCTTAAGGTTCAGACACATCAAACCGACATTAAAGAACTAGCCAAAAGTGgcactgaacacatcacaaagaCCACAACCAAAGATGTTCTGTAACAAATATGACGTATTACACTCCTCTTCTCTTCATCCCCCCCATCTTGTTTGAAAGTGACCAGAGTGATGGTTCAGCGTCACAGAGATTctgtgttgccagatcttgttAGACTGTGTTGCTGAGACAGAGACTGGTCTTGAACCATTCTCCCTGATTTGTCTTTCTCAGTATGAATAAGCTCAGGACTGCCGTGATTCTATTAAAGGGGCAAGCAGTGTCGAAACCcatgtgacacagacacagaaaattAATCCTTAGTGGGCTGTCTTGTTTAATCAATGGTTTCGGCTACAATCAACGGCCAACTAGCACGTACATActgcgcctgtgtgagaggaaataactctctgtaccagcaggtggcagtggtCTGTATGTTGTTGGTAGACGGTAGTTAGCCACACAGCACACGAACAACACAACCCGATGTttaaagaacaaaggatatttaccgTGTGGTaccaaacaataacacaaacaattacgaaattgtttctgctgaagagctcaatTGCTGAATCATAATTGTACCTAATATAACAAGCTTGTTTTTGtctcacgccctcttgacttaaGTTGTTTGCTTTCCTGCCATTGATCCAACCCCAAATTACCCCTGATAGCTGTtccagcagtgtgtgagtgcgtgtgaatggttactgagtagcaggtggcaccatgcaTGGTAGCCTTGTTTAccagtatgtgaatgtgtgcgtgtgaatgggtgaatgtgacatgtaatgtaaaagcgctttgagtgtttggaagactagaaaagcgctgtaagtgcagtccatttacttCCGTCactcttctcatgcactgaaCTTGACTGCCAAATAGGGGGATTTCATTCACCAACGGGCTCAGCCGTCTCTGATGCCAGTTTAACATGCAGAATCAGCAGAAAAACAGGCAACAATGGCTGACTAGTGCCAACgatgcaggacacactgcaaaaactaaagCCAGAAACGCTCATCAATGGCCCAACTTGGACCGAcagtcggcttggtgtgtcagggcccttagatcaagccatttatatctaaatacagagtctgccatgttgttcctATATTAACCCAGAACGGACCAACCTTGACTGTAGAGAGGGCCATTCGCATTTTGTGGTTTTGCATTGGCCttagtttcagttctgcagcctcaccgctagatgccactaaatcctacacaagaCCTTTAAACAAAAGTAATCTTTTAAAATTTCATACACACAAATGaagtttcttttttccaaaaaacaaaaaataaacctcTAACACTGGACCTATACACTGGCAAAGCCTTGTCCTGCAGCTGACAGAGCACAAATAAATAGTTAAAGATACTTTATAGATGTTGTGTTGAAACCTGATTATGGCACGTGTGCtatttccacacacacaaacactctttCCACACAGCTCTAAGCCCTCTTACAGGAGCGCTGTTGAAATCTGAAATAAGAGAATTTGTTGCTTAGCGAGCCAGCCACAACTACTCTGAGAGCCGGGtcatgtgactcctgtctgagaGGCCTCGTGCGTTTGAGTTCAACAGCTGTGCATGCCCTTGACAACCGGGCAGTATTTGGTACTGTTAGCAACAGCAGGGCAAAGAAATGCACGCTGATTTCAAAATGCCAGAGGGAGAAGAAAATACAAATCTCTCCCTGTGTTGAATCATGTTGATAGTGCTTTTCTAATCTTTACAGTTCATCACATGAGTTGAAATCTGTTCCTTGTCTCTATTTTTAAAGCACAGTATTCATTCTAGATTTAAATCTCACTACCACCAGGCCTCCCTGACTTCTTTGTCTCCCTCCCCGTAGCTGCCCGGTGTTATCGAATGAACAGACCCTGAGCGTGCTGAAGAACGGCCAGGGCCCTGAGGCCATGTTCAGGATACAAATGTTCAAGTTTGTCGGCAGCTCTTACACCAACGTCTTCCTCCACTGCAACGTCCAGATCTGCCACAACACGGCGGGGCTGTGCCAGCCTGTGAGTGAGCACACGCAACACCCATTCCTCAAACTGGTAGTCAGAGGCCAGTTCAGACAAGCAGCCTACTACATGTGCAGCTTACGTCCTTAATATAGACCCATCTGTCTAGAAATGTGGTTCAGCCATATGAGCTTGTAGTTAAGCTTTCCTAATGTGAATGTGCACTGCTTGACACTGAGACTTGTAGTGTAATTGTTTCTTTCATGTTTTACTCATGTATTTGCCAAACAGAACTGTTCCAGTGAAGGTGAAGATGAGTTAATCAGGATACGGAGAGACATCCCGCTGTCCCATACAGTGTCTTACGGACCAATCAGACGACTGCTAGCCAATAGTGAAAAGCCCAGTCTGAGTATGTTTATGTCAGCTCATGTGGATCTTAGAGCTTTTAAATCTTTACAACTGTGTACGATTCATGTGCAAAACGTGGTTCTACCTGAGTCCTTTTCTATGCAGATGCAGGCGGAGTCCCTCCCGTGGAGACCTTTGTCCTCGGGGGGCTGCTTGTCGTCTTGCTGCTGATCACAGGAGTGTTTGGGAGGCTGTGGCTCCGCTCCAGACGTTTCTACCCAGCACGAGAGGCGCAGCTCACCCTGTCCAACATTCACCACATCTCAGAGGTGGCCTCATGAATCAGGGGAATCGGGGACCTGTTTGAACAAAGACAtggacacataaacacataaacatgtaCATTACAAATGTACAGGTGTGATTTATGATAATAATGAAAGTCTTGcatgtgtttctctttgtagaATGAGTTTCTTGAATTGTAAGATATCAGCTTGAATAAAGGTCGCCTTCGAATGTTGTCTCTGATTTCTTTTCCCAGTAGTGAAAAAGCGCACCTACTCAAGTACTGGACCTAACACAGTGACGTTCTTGTGTTTATCTTGAGCATTTCCATCTAACATGTTATGACTGAACTTCAGAGAGGATGttatttttactccactacaattaTCAGATGGCCTGAGTTATTTTACTTAACCTTAATTTTACCACTAAGATTCCCACTAAGATTCAAAATCCCCTTTACAAGGTATCGCTGTCAAAGAAATCACAAtgaaagaccaaaaccaactcTGTGGCATTAAAACTTCCCTAACCTGTCTGTGACAATCTCTCTGAAGCTCTTTTGTCCTAACTGTAGTCACAAACACAGTTTAAGCTTTTAATAAAGGCTAAATAATTCCCTTAAACAAAGGGGCACTGTATATTTtagcaaatgttactcaaacTGAAGTAAATAATGAATTTGTTGGGGACTGTTTTAGCCATGGATATACAATATACATTACTTAATATTTAAAGCATCAGGACAGGGTATGTAGAACTGACACAAAACTGATGGTGATGAAGgtacatgtcacccagtgcaacagtttGGCTCATTTGTGTGTTTCAATTAGTTTTAGGACactctgtggcacagaggaatatGATTTATCAGACTTTGGCCATGTGGGGAATTTAGTCAAATCAATTATTGTTGGTTTTGGACTTTTAATCTTTATGACATCATGAAACAAATTATATCAAGTGCCTAGCACGCTGACTATTTCATTCTTTATATATGAGCAagtatatatatgaatatatgaatCATTTTAATTTCGGTTACATACATCTTGAGAAAGAAAGATTACACCACACAATTTTCTCACAATACTCAAATACATTAAACTCTAAATTATAATCCTAAATTCTTTCACATATGACAAATAATCCACAATCATTTAACATTTCAAAACTTAGAGAGCAACACAGTTTCAGATCAGCACTGAGTCCATTCCACAACTTGACTCCCAATACTGAAACACGTCTGTATTTTACACTGGTTTTCATTTTACATGCTTCatgaataaatattataatTTCCGGCTcataatttaaaaactttttgaaTACAGACAGGACGGTTTTTGCTGACAACTGGAAAATGTATTTCCAGTGTTGTTAAATACACAATGTCTGGAAATCTTAAGGTGTAGGATGCTATAAACAGTTGATTAGTAGATTCTCGATAACGTGCTATATGTATTATTCTaaggcaggggtgtcaaacatacggctcGGGGGCCAGGACCGACCccccaaagggtccaatccggcccactggatgaccttGCATGCCTAATAGTggtgcacttgtgaaggctaagagaTGCCAGGtctcaggagcaagttaaacgtTGAGCAGCTTTCTTCATGtgaaatgctgcttcagaggcttttccaccccgAACCATAACACAGTTCTTTACTTTGTCTTTAGTTTGGTATGGAGATGTCAGGATTACTTCACAAATGTACAGAAAAATGTAGATGTAATGACAGTGGGTGGTCGACTGACAGAATATtggaaaaactgagaaataTTGCTGAAATTGCATTTATTCTTCTGAAGACATCACAACACCACAGgctgtcatctgttttgtaaatggattagtgtttttaaaatgtactttagACAAAAAAATGCTTGTTATTTATAGAAAATTATGCAGTGGTTTTTTACAAGTCCGGTCCACTTGCGATCAAATCGAACTGTATGTGGCCCGTGGACTAAAATAAGTTTGACATCTCTGTTCTAAGGGCTCTTTTCTGAAATTTAATTGTACGCTCTATATTTAATTTCACAGAAGGACAAATATGGCAATATAAGTGAATAATACAACATATACCAAAATTTCTTATTCAACAGCTGCCTTGTCTTATAAAGAACAGCAATAGATTTAGATAGTTTCAGTGTAATAGGCTATGTCCTATGTGTGGCTTCCAACATAGTTATGATCTATAATCATGCCCAGTTTTCTTTAATATACTCTTTCAATTAATATTAAGTAATATGAATTGAATTTCTttatcatcatcgtcatcatcatcaacatcgcAACTTTTACAAAGAAGCAGTCATTggcaatacaaataaaatacaaattaaaaaaaaaagtggtccagacctgtttttatcatttaagAAACATAGCCAAAGTCAGGTCTTTTATCTCAGCCACAGATTTGGAGAaactcatccatgcttttatttcctcaagCCTTGACTATTGTAATACTGTCTCAGCCAGAAATCACTTCACCATCTACAGTCAGTTCAAAATGCTGCAGCTCGGCTTTTAACTAGGTCTAAAAAatgtgaccacatcacccctgtttTAGCATCCCTGCACTGACTGCCTGTTCAatttaggattgattttaaaattcttttgtttttatggccAGACTTGGGCTAGCCCCTGTCTATATTTCAGACCTTTTATCCTCACACAAACCAGCTCGCAGTCTGAGATCCGCTGATAAGGCCCTGCTAGCTGTTCCAAGGTCTAGGCTGAAAACAAAAGGCGACAGGGCCTTTGCAATCAGGGCCCCTAGACTCTGGAACGATTTGCCTGAGGAAATCAGGTTTTCAGAGTCTGTTCCTCATTTTACATCGCTCCTCAAGACACACTTTTACAGGAAGGTCTTTATGAAGTAATGTTTAAGTTGatgtaatgtttaatttgtatgtattttgtgttgatattgAGTGTGTGCTGATATTTTATGCTGTAAAGCACTTCGTTATTTAtattgaaaagtgctatacaaataaagttatatctataaaaaagaaattaagtaAAATCAAAACCTGAATTGACTATGGCCTATACATTTGTGCAGACAGAATTGCAAATGAGTAAACTGAATGTAAACCtacataaacacatgcacacaggggtGTTAACCGTTTGTAAAGCAGTAAGTAAAGTGTGTAAAGGTAAAGTGACAGTTGCCTGGTGAGAATCTGCATCCATTAATATCCAGAAATAACAGCACAGACGCTTCGTGAGTGATTCCGTGTAAAACAGTCCTCAGGGTATTCCCCAGTCTGTCTATTTCAGTGCCCTCTCACAGGTCTGCGTCCATAAACCTAAATATGACCATGTCCATTTGCGTGATGACGTAGCACCGCGACGTCCCACAGAGCACCAGGATCAACACAAACGCCGCTTGACTCAGAACAGCGAAGGACTCAGAGCCGGAGAACCAGCTGCAGCCGGTTCATATCATAAGAAGATTTAGACACATTAAATACTGTGAGATGGTTATGTAGCTGTAGTTTCCACGTTGCTGATGTCGCCGGCGCTGATTTAAGTAAAGAAGTCCTGGTAACATTCACCTGGAAAACCCCATAACTCGGGTAAGCAGTTTCCAGAAGCTACTAGCTAGCTATCTGAGTATGCTAACGAACTTTagcagctaatgctaactgGATGGCCATGTTGTTGATGTGCTTTTGTTTAAAGTTTTTTGATTTATCGACTAACAGGTTTCCATGCGCAGTTATCATTAAAACTACATCTCATAGTTTAAGTGACTGTTACGATATTATTGCTGCCAGGATTATAAGTGCTAAGAATTGTTAAAGCCggttgttgctgtgtttgtttgtgtttttagctGTTTGCTAACTTGCCAGCTACGCTTGCGTAATTTAACTAGCTGTTGCTGGCGATGGCTGCAAAGACTCGAACAATAGCTCTCCTGTGTGGCTTTGTGGTTTGGACTTGCAACACTATTGTGGCTCTGTAAGTCgttgtttggtgtgtttgtagCCTGCGTCCATTATCGTGCACACATGTAACACTACCAAATAAGCCCCAGGCTGATGATTCACAGGTGTTTACCTTCTTGGACTGTTGTGGCAGGTAGACAAAACGTTGCATATAA
This window encodes:
- the si:dkeyp-110a12.4 gene encoding pancreatic secretory granule membrane major glycoprotein GP2 — its product is MAPASLVFAWLLFTMRMVTSAEYLTPEEEEELNETVICTNDHMEVVIPSAFFLNKVPPVYVWDLHLNDPECRGVEIGDDYVFSIKTNLSDCGTIMASDDTHIMFINTIHNNDTDVITRNYINITFVCRYPINYLVQQPNGENMIRVDIRTITLNTEDGNFSVSMLLYKDEAFEDRWTTVPSLTLDDDIFVKVFMIPAHLMLRMERCWATPTSDPYSNIQYTFIRDSCPVLSNEQTLSVLKNGQGPEAMFRIQMFKFVGSSYTNVFLHCNVQICHNTAGLCQPNCSSEGEDELIRIRRDIPLSHTVSYGPIRRLLANSEKPSLNAGGVPPVETFVLGGLLVVLLLITGVFGRLWLRSRRFYPAREAQLTLSNIHHISEVAS